One genomic segment of Fibrobacter sp. UWH4 includes these proteins:
- a CDS encoding pitrilysin family protein gives MKKFARKISSLVACIAGALMFVTPAEAQVNLTVHKEVLPNGLTVLLHPNKQAPTVSCRLFYVTGSVHEVPGKSGLAHILEHELFKGTKKVGITDSIADAKFMATQDSLQALIRPAILAGDTATVKKLTAEHDSVLNEHRKIFVKDELWSAYQAAGGTGLNAFTSDLMTAYIVTLPRNKIELFMWLEADRMQNAVLREFYSERMVVREERRMRYDDKPTGRFIETLNSMIYEAFPYRVPTIGWPSDIMNLTREMADEHYRKYYKPRNAILVLAGDLDTTATMEMVKKYFGPIPTGEAFPPLTIRDPEQAGEKRLTVTRPDAPNMYALTFKTPEVGDSILYPLDIAEGVLNGRSGRLYKRLVQEEKLAVSVSASNSPNKYISEFGVTVNMRPDADPAKVEKIVWEELEKLKTEPVTERDFQKVKNRAYAGLVRSLTDMENVATMLAWYEMFGDYRIFLNWADQLNKVSAADVQAAAQKTFVKEKSVAGFLLKK, from the coding sequence ATGAAAAAATTCGCAAGAAAAATTTCCAGCCTTGTAGCATGTATCGCGGGAGCATTGATGTTTGTGACTCCGGCGGAGGCCCAAGTCAACCTGACAGTACACAAGGAAGTTTTGCCCAACGGGCTCACGGTGCTTCTGCATCCGAACAAGCAGGCCCCCACGGTAAGTTGCCGTCTGTTCTACGTGACGGGTTCCGTGCACGAAGTTCCGGGAAAGTCGGGTCTTGCGCACATTTTGGAACATGAACTTTTTAAGGGCACCAAGAAAGTCGGCATAACCGACAGCATTGCCGACGCCAAGTTTATGGCCACTCAAGATAGCCTGCAGGCCTTGATCCGCCCGGCAATTCTGGCGGGCGACACGGCAACAGTCAAGAAACTCACCGCCGAACACGATTCCGTACTGAACGAACACCGCAAAATTTTTGTGAAGGACGAACTTTGGAGCGCTTACCAGGCCGCCGGTGGCACAGGTCTGAACGCCTTCACCAGCGATCTCATGACCGCCTATATCGTGACGCTTCCGAGGAACAAGATTGAACTTTTCATGTGGCTCGAAGCAGACCGTATGCAGAACGCCGTGCTGCGCGAGTTCTATTCCGAACGCATGGTCGTGCGCGAAGAACGCCGCATGCGCTACGACGACAAGCCGACAGGCCGGTTCATCGAGACACTCAATTCCATGATTTACGAGGCTTTCCCGTACCGCGTGCCGACAATCGGCTGGCCAAGCGATATCATGAACTTGACGCGCGAAATGGCCGACGAACATTACCGCAAGTATTACAAGCCGCGCAACGCGATCCTTGTACTTGCAGGCGACCTCGACACGACCGCAACCATGGAAATGGTCAAGAAATACTTTGGCCCGATTCCGACCGGCGAAGCATTCCCGCCACTCACGATTCGTGACCCCGAACAGGCCGGCGAAAAACGGCTGACTGTCACACGCCCCGACGCCCCCAACATGTATGCATTGACCTTCAAGACACCTGAAGTCGGCGACAGCATTCTTTATCCGCTCGACATTGCCGAGGGCGTCTTGAACGGCCGTTCCGGCAGACTCTACAAGCGCCTGGTACAAGAAGAAAAACTTGCCGTGAGCGTGAGTGCCAGCAACAGCCCGAACAAGTACATTTCGGAATTCGGTGTCACCGTGAACATGCGGCCAGATGCAGACCCAGCGAAAGTCGAAAAAATCGTGTGGGAAGAACTCGAAAAACTCAAGACCGAACCCGTGACCGAACGAGATTTTCAGAAGGTCAAGAACCGCGCCTACGCCGGGCTCGTACGCAGCCTGACCGATATGGAAAATGTGGCGACCATGCTCGCCTGGTACGAAATGTTCGGCGATTACCGCATCTTCCTGAATTGGGCGGACCAGCTCAATAAAGTTTCTGCAGCAGACGTTCAGGCTGCCGCTCAGAAGACTTTCGTAAAAGAAAAGTCTGTCGCGGGATTTCTTCTTAAAAAATAA
- a CDS encoding cation diffusion facilitator family transporter — translation MTRIAKKDDSAEVRRVTWVGLGWNVALSVGKFFAGYFGGSQALIADAIHSASDFITDIAIIVGARFWNSPPDANHPYGHRRFETLISVGIGLAVCAVGLGLGYNAVVALTNGEQSHPEWIAAIMAAVSIIVKEALFRYTRAKGRDIRSEAVEANAWHHRSDAYSSIPVLIAVLFGILCPTLWFADSVGAIIVSVFILHSGFEIAWPGIHRVADEGASAEVAQKLREVALACPNVISIHGFRTRYVGSDLHVDLHVVVPADMTLLAAHDLAEEVERRMIEAGENVVDALVHIDPYDERKVK, via the coding sequence ATGACTCGTATCGCAAAAAAAGATGATTCCGCAGAGGTCCGCCGCGTCACTTGGGTGGGGCTCGGCTGGAACGTCGCCTTGTCGGTAGGCAAGTTTTTTGCAGGCTATTTTGGCGGATCTCAAGCACTTATTGCCGACGCCATTCACAGCGCATCTGATTTTATCACGGACATTGCGATTATCGTAGGGGCCCGCTTCTGGAATTCGCCACCCGACGCGAATCACCCGTATGGGCACCGGCGATTCGAGACCTTGATTTCCGTCGGAATAGGACTTGCTGTTTGCGCCGTGGGTCTCGGCCTCGGTTACAATGCCGTCGTGGCACTCACGAACGGCGAGCAGTCGCACCCCGAATGGATTGCGGCGATTATGGCAGCGGTTTCAATCATTGTGAAAGAGGCGCTTTTCCGCTACACGCGGGCGAAGGGTCGCGACATTCGCAGCGAAGCCGTCGAGGCAAACGCTTGGCACCACCGGAGCGACGCCTACAGTTCTATTCCTGTTTTGATCGCGGTCTTGTTCGGGATTCTTTGCCCCACACTCTGGTTTGCAGACTCCGTAGGCGCGATTATCGTTTCCGTTTTCATTTTGCATTCGGGCTTTGAAATTGCATGGCCGGGAATCCACCGCGTGGCCGACGAAGGCGCGAGCGCCGAGGTGGCCCAAAAATTGCGCGAAGTGGCTCTCGCCTGCCCGAACGTGATTAGCATTCACGGGTTCCGCACGCGTTACGTGGGCAGCGATTTGCACGTGGATTTGCACGTCGTCGTCCCTGCCGACATGACACTCTTGGCCGCCCACGACCTGGCCGAAGAAGTAGAACGCCGTATGATCGAGGCGGGAGAAAACGTAGTCGACGCGCTTGTGCACATCGACCCGTACGACGAAAGAAAAGTGAAATAA
- a CDS encoding efflux RND transporter periplasmic adaptor subunit, translating into MKKFLKIFIILVILGAIAYGVKMFFFSAAAENAAGPLVSVKVTQTTISTTISATGTLEPVDQVEVGTQVSGDIAKINVDFNSKVKKGQVIAELDKSKLKATLAQAEIAYKSAENDFKFKESTYNRVKKLSESNSASAVELETAEYNMNSAKLSVERSQNEVNQARLNLSYATIKSPIDGVVLKRAVEVGQTVAASMSTPTLFVIARDLSQMKVMADVDEADIGQVKQGQKVSFTVDAYQSDTFNGTVQEVRLNPTTTSNVVTYTVVITAENPEQKLLPGMTATCTIVTQEITDAIAIPVKALKFTPADGTPMAEPPKGMRPPHESGDSSSVKDGLANANFNTGDVPKGDFKKGNFPPPGSFPKSFKKRADGKKPSGNLVWVSIDGKAAPRPVKTGISDGVNIQILKGLSVGDSVVVSQETVAATKEKSEASSPFMPTPPGRKKK; encoded by the coding sequence ATGAAAAAATTCTTGAAAATCTTCATCATCCTCGTGATTCTTGGCGCTATCGCTTATGGCGTCAAGATGTTCTTTTTTTCGGCGGCTGCCGAAAACGCCGCAGGCCCGCTCGTGAGCGTGAAGGTCACGCAGACCACGATTTCGACTACCATTTCGGCAACGGGTACGCTGGAACCTGTTGACCAGGTGGAAGTCGGCACGCAGGTGTCGGGCGACATCGCGAAAATCAACGTCGATTTCAATTCCAAGGTCAAGAAGGGCCAGGTCATCGCCGAACTCGACAAGTCCAAGCTCAAGGCTACACTCGCGCAGGCCGAAATCGCTTACAAGTCGGCCGAAAACGATTTCAAGTTCAAGGAATCGACCTACAACCGCGTCAAGAAGCTTTCCGAAAGTAATTCCGCGAGCGCCGTGGAACTCGAAACCGCCGAATACAACATGAATTCGGCGAAACTCTCCGTAGAACGCAGCCAGAACGAAGTCAACCAGGCTCGCCTCAACTTGAGCTACGCGACCATCAAGAGCCCCATCGACGGCGTAGTCCTGAAGCGTGCGGTAGAAGTCGGCCAGACCGTGGCCGCTTCCATGAGTACTCCTACTTTATTTGTGATCGCCAGGGACTTGAGCCAGATGAAGGTCATGGCCGATGTCGACGAAGCCGATATCGGGCAGGTCAAGCAGGGCCAGAAGGTCTCCTTTACGGTTGATGCTTATCAGAGTGACACATTTAATGGTACCGTGCAGGAAGTCCGTCTGAACCCCACGACCACAAGCAACGTGGTGACTTATACTGTCGTGATTACCGCCGAAAATCCGGAACAGAAGCTGCTCCCGGGAATGACGGCGACCTGTACCATCGTGACCCAAGAAATCACCGATGCCATCGCGATTCCGGTGAAGGCGCTCAAATTCACGCCCGCCGACGGCACCCCGATGGCAGAACCGCCCAAGGGAATGCGCCCACCGCACGAATCTGGCGACAGTTCCTCCGTGAAAGATGGCCTCGCCAATGCGAATTTTAACACCGGCGATGTCCCGAAGGGCGACTTCAAAAAGGGTAATTTCCCACCCCCCGGCAGTTTCCCCAAGTCTTTCAAGAAGCGCGCTGACGGCAAAAAGCCGAGCGGCAACCTGGTGTGGGTAAGCATCGATGGCAAGGCCGCCCCTCGCCCTGTCAAGACCGGCATCAGTGATGGCGTGAACATCCAGATTCTCAAGGGCCTTTCCGTGGGCGATTCCGTGGTCGTAAGCCAAGAAACCGTGGCTGCCACCAAGGAAAAATCCGAGGCAAGCAGCCCCTTTATGCCTACGCCTCCGGGCCGCAAGAAAAAGTAA
- a CDS encoding histidine triad nucleotide-binding protein, protein MSENCLFCKIIKGEIPSKKIYEDDDVFAFYDIAPQAPVHFLVVPKRHISTIMDMQPSDCELVGKMLYRAQLIAKELGIEESGARFVFNCKADAGQTVFHIHLHVLGGQVMGWPPFPNT, encoded by the coding sequence ATGAGTGAAAATTGCCTTTTCTGTAAAATCATCAAGGGTGAAATCCCTTCCAAGAAAATCTACGAAGACGATGACGTCTTTGCTTTCTACGATATTGCCCCGCAGGCCCCGGTGCACTTTTTGGTGGTGCCCAAGCGCCACATTTCGACCATCATGGACATGCAGCCTTCCGACTGCGAACTGGTAGGCAAGATGCTTTACCGCGCCCAGCTCATTGCCAAGGAGCTCGGTATCGAAGAATCTGGTGCTCGTTTCGTATTCAACTGCAAGGCCGACGCTGGCCAGACGGTGTTCCACATTCACCTGCACGTGCTCGGTGGACAGGTGATGGGCTGGCCCCCGTTCCCCAACACTTAA